The Leadbetterella byssophila DSM 17132 DNA window TTAGTTTAATGAGAGAATATCCTAACATGAAAGTGGAACTTTATTCCCATACAGATAGTAGAAGTTCCAAGGAATTCAACCAAACCTTATCTGAGAATAGAGCGAAGAGTACGGCAGAATATCTCTTCAAGAGAGGTATAAGTAGATCTCGTATAGTAGATTATAAAGGATTTGGAGAGAATCAGTTAGTGAACGGTTGTGCAGACGGAGTGAAATGTTCGGAAGCAGAACATCAGCTGAACCGGCGAACCGAGATCAAAGTGGTTCAACTTCACTGATAAGAAAACGGTCGTTAATCCTTGTATTAGCGACCGTTTTTGTTTATTTTAGAGGTTAAATCTTCTGTGATGAAAAAGTATTTTGCGGGCTTTCTCTTGCTATTATCTCTAAGTTCCAAAGGGCAAATAGGGGTAATGAATCAATACCATTTTAATTATCTGTCCATTAACCCGGCTATGGCGGGGGAGAATGGTCCATTCTCTATCAAAGGGGTAGTGGGTAATCAATTTAACGGTAATCTGAAATTTGACCAGCTCTCCCATGTTCTGGTTTTGGATGGTCAATTCTATAATAAGACAGGTTTAGCATTTCAAAGCTCCAGCGATAATTATGGAGTAGTTAGTGGAAATAACTTTTCCTTAAGTTTGGCCAAAGGGGTTGAAGTAGGAGATTTGCAACTCAAAGCTGGGGTTAATGCAGGATTGGCTCTGGTTCCAACTTACTCTTTGGTAGGTTCTAATAAGAAAGCCGCTTTTACAGCAGGAGCAGGGGTGATGGCGAATTACCTGGGATTATTCCTAGGCGTTTCAAAGCCATCTTTATATATCTCTCAGAAAGACGATATACTTAGGCAGCCTCTGTTTGTGAACCTGGGTTACATCTCTGATACAGAAAATTTCGTTACTTATAATGTAAATGTTCTGTGGTCTACCTTGAATGATGCGAGCAACTGGGACTTTAATTTAAAATTATGGTTCGATAAAAGACTTGCACTTAGTGGGTCTTACAGAATCAATGATATATATCCGATCTACACGAAGAAAACTTCCTTTATTCCGGCGGCCGAATACAAGTTTTCTAATGACATGACTTTGGGCTTAGCGTATAATTCAAATACCCTTCGTTATTCTACCGCGCCTGTGCCGCATAATCCTAATTTTAATGTTACGGGGATCTTTCAATTTTACCTCCGTTATAACTTGAATGACAGGAAAGGAGACTCCTGGTATTACGATCAATTTTGAGTTATTTAGATATTTAGATGAAGATCTAAATTATTTGAACACATTTTTGCTATCAAGCCATTAAATTTAGCTTAAAATGTGAAAAAAATGACCGGATTTGCGGTAAAGACTTGGAAAAAATTGTGTTTTAAAAATAAAAGCGCGTAGTTCGCGAAGGATTCCAAAATTG harbors:
- a CDS encoding type IX secretion system membrane protein PorP/SprF yields the protein MKKYFAGFLLLLSLSSKGQIGVMNQYHFNYLSINPAMAGENGPFSIKGVVGNQFNGNLKFDQLSHVLVLDGQFYNKTGLAFQSSSDNYGVVSGNNFSLSLAKGVEVGDLQLKAGVNAGLALVPTYSLVGSNKKAAFTAGAGVMANYLGLFLGVSKPSLYISQKDDILRQPLFVNLGYISDTENFVTYNVNVLWSTLNDASNWDFNLKLWFDKRLALSGSYRINDIYPIYTKKTSFIPAAEYKFSNDMTLGLAYNSNTLRYSTAPVPHNPNFNVTGIFQFYLRYNLNDRKGDSWYYDQF